The Pan troglodytes isolate AG18354 chromosome 1, NHGRI_mPanTro3-v2.0_pri, whole genome shotgun sequence genome includes a region encoding these proteins:
- the LOC740252 gene encoding protein tyrosine phosphatase type IVA 1-like: MNHPAPVKVTYKNMRFPITHNPTNVTLNKFIEELKKYGATTIVRVCEATYDPTLGEKEGIHVLNWPFGDGAPPSNQIVADWLHFVKIKFCEEPGCYIAVHCIVGLGRAPVLVALASIEGGMKHEDAVQFIGQKRRGAFKSKQLLYLEKYHPKMRLRFKDSNNHINNCCIQ, translated from the coding sequence ATGAACCACCCAGCTCCTGTGAAAGTCACATACAAGAACATGAGATTTCCTATTACACACAATCCAACCAATGTGAccttaaataaatttatagagGAGCTTAAGAAGTATGGAGCTACCACAATAGTAAGAGTATGTGAAGCAACTTATGACCCTACTCTTGGGGAGAAAGAAGGTATCCATGTTCTCAATTGGCCTTTTGGTGATGGTGCACCACCATCCAACCAGATTGTTGCTGATTGGttacattttgtaaaaattaagttttGTGAAGAACCTGGTTGTTATATTGCTGTTCATTGCATCGTAGGCCTTGGGAGAGCTCCAGTACTTGTTGCCCTAGCATCAATTGAAGGTGGAATGAAACATGAAGATGCAGTACAATTCATAGGACAAAAGCGGCGTGGAGCTTTTAAAAGCAAGCAACTTTTGTATTTGGAGAAGTATCATCCTAAAATGCGGCTGCGCTTCAAAGATTCCAACAATCATATAAACAACTGTTGCATTCAATAA